CAAGCCGAGTTCCTTGGCGAGCGCATGACACAGGTCGACGTCGTGGCCCACCATTTCGCGCGTCTTCGGATCGGGGGCCGCGAACGGCGGCACGTCGGCAAAGGTGCCGCAGCGCAACTCCTTGCGCTGGCTGATCTCGCTCCACTGGTCGGCATGCGCCAGCAAGGACAGAGCGCAAAGGCAGGCGCCGATGGCGGTGAGACGGAAAGCGGTTCTGTTCGACATGATGAACTCCTGGAGGATGCGAAGAAGAATAAGAAAACGACGATTCAATGCGCGCGCAGGTCCGACAGAAAGCGCTGCGCGCGCGGATGCTGCGGATGGCTGAAAAAGCTCTCGGGGTCGGCCTTCTCGAGAATGCGGCCCGCGTCCATGAACCAGACGCGGTCGGCCACCTCGCGGGCGAAGTTCATCTCGTGCGTGACGCACATCATGGTCATGCCGTCGTTGGCCAGGCTGCGCATCACCGACAGCACCTCGCCCACCATCTCGGGATCAAGCGCGCTGGTGGGTTCGTCGAACAGCATCGCCGGCGGCTCCATCGCCAACGCGCGGGCAATGGCCACGCGCTGTTGCTGGCCGCCCGAAAGCTGCGCCGGGTAGGCACCGGCCTTGTTCGAGAGGCCCACGCGCTCGAGCAGCTGAGCCGCCCTGGTTTTCGCCTCGCCGCGCCTCACGCCCAGCACGCGCATGGGCGACAGCATGATGTTCTCGAGCACCGAGAGATGCGGAAACAGGTTGAAGCTCTGGAACACGAAGCCGATGCGGCTGCGCAGCTTGTTGAGTGCCGCGCTGCTCATGGGCGCGTGAATGTCGTGGCCATCGAACAGCAGCTGCCCCGACTTCACTTCTTCCAGGCGGTTGACGGTGCGGATCAGCGTGGACTTGCCGGAGCCCGAAGGCCCGCAGACCACCACCACCTCGCCCTTCTTCACCTCGGCGTCGATGCCGGCCAGCGCCTGGTAGTCGCCGTACCACTTGTTGATGTTGGAGAACAGGATCATGGTGTCATCCCCTCTGGGGTGTGGAACGGGGTTCATGGCGCTGTCTCCTGGTCTTGTTGCCGATGGCCGTCGTGCGCGGCCTCACGGGTTCGCCGCCACCGGCGCCGGCAGCGGCGCACCGTCTTCGGATGTCTTCGCGGAAGTCGCACCGAGCCGCTTGTGGGCGATGCGCCGCTCCAGCCATTGCGTGAGCTGGGTCAGGCTGAAGCAGACCACGTAGTACGTCATCGCGAGGATGAAGAACACCTGGAACGGTTTGGTCAGCAGCTGGTTGTTGATCTGGTTGGCCGCGAAGGTCAGTTCCTGCACGTTGATGACGTAGCCCAGCGTGGTCTCCTTGATGGTGGAGATGAACTGGCTCAGCATGCTCGGCAGCATGTTGTAGAGCGCCTGCGGCAGGATCACGAACCACATCGTGCCGAGATGGCTGTGGCCGAGCGCGCGCGCCGCCTCGGTCTGGCCCTTGGGCAGCGCCTGGATGCCGGCGCGCACCACCTCCGACAGGTAGGCGCCCTCGTAGATCACCAACGTGCACAGCATGGTGGTGAAACCAGACACGTCCCGCCCGATCAGGATCGGCACCAGGAAGTAGACCCA
The Variovorax paradoxus genome window above contains:
- a CDS encoding amino acid ABC transporter ATP-binding protein, with amino-acid sequence MILFSNINKWYGDYQALAGIDAEVKKGEVVVVCGPSGSGKSTLIRTVNRLEEVKSGQLLFDGHDIHAPMSSAALNKLRSRIGFVFQSFNLFPHLSVLENIMLSPMRVLGVRRGEAKTRAAQLLERVGLSNKAGAYPAQLSGGQQQRVAIARALAMEPPAMLFDEPTSALDPEMVGEVLSVMRSLANDGMTMMCVTHEMNFAREVADRVWFMDAGRILEKADPESFFSHPQHPRAQRFLSDLRAH
- a CDS encoding amino acid ABC transporter permease, with product MFSVLEILRDNWLLLLVGQYPSGPLGGIVATLILSMLGIVLAFPLSVLLALARLSPWRVLRWPATVLVYVVRGVPLLMVILWVYFLVPILIGRDVSGFTTMLCTLVIYEGAYLSEVVRAGIQALPKGQTEAARALGHSHLGTMWFVILPQALYNMLPSMLSQFISTIKETTLGYVINVQELTFAANQINNQLLTKPFQVFFILAMTYYVVCFSLTQLTQWLERRIAHKRLGATSAKTSEDGAPLPAPVAANP